One genomic segment of Paraburkholderia hospita includes these proteins:
- a CDS encoding SDR family NAD(P)-dependent oxidoreductase, with protein sequence MRDLKNKVVLITGASSGIGAALARAFGECGSRVAVHYRSGVSAAQSVVSQIKEAGGDAIAVQADITESSQVDEMVAKVHAHFGRIDVLVNNAGGFVRRAPIVEADDDYIDDVFRLNARSVVAVSRRVIPLMAGSGGGNIINVTTQAARTGGGPGAGLYAACKGFVSTITRTMAKELVGERIRVNAVAPGVIETPFHDGHSSPEILKRFSAAIPMGRLGTAEECTGAFLFLASDEASSYVTGQIIEVNGGQVMP encoded by the coding sequence ATGCGAGATTTGAAGAATAAAGTGGTGTTGATCACAGGTGCAAGTTCCGGCATCGGGGCCGCACTCGCCCGCGCTTTCGGTGAATGCGGGTCCAGGGTTGCTGTTCACTACCGGAGTGGCGTGTCAGCGGCGCAATCTGTCGTGTCGCAGATCAAAGAGGCCGGCGGTGATGCGATTGCGGTGCAGGCCGACATTACCGAGTCCAGCCAGGTGGATGAGATGGTGGCGAAGGTGCACGCGCACTTCGGACGCATCGACGTTCTGGTGAACAACGCGGGCGGATTCGTGCGGCGTGCGCCCATTGTCGAAGCAGACGACGACTATATCGACGACGTATTTCGTCTCAATGCTCGGTCCGTGGTCGCAGTGAGCCGCCGCGTCATTCCTCTCATGGCGGGATCGGGCGGTGGAAACATCATCAACGTGACAACGCAAGCAGCCCGGACAGGCGGTGGTCCGGGTGCGGGGCTCTATGCAGCATGCAAGGGCTTCGTGTCAACCATTACCCGGACGATGGCGAAAGAGTTGGTGGGCGAGAGAATCCGTGTCAATGCGGTGGCACCTGGTGTGATCGAAACGCCTTTCCATGACGGACACTCCAGCCCGGAGATTCTCAAGCGCTTTTCTGCGGCTATTCCAATGGGGCGCTTAGGCACCGCTGAAGAATGTACAGGGGCGTTCCTGTTTCTGGCCAGTGATGAAGCGAGTAGCTATGTCACGGGGCAAATTATCGAAGTCAACGGCGGTCAAGTCATGCCTTGA